One genomic region from Spirulina subsalsa PCC 9445 encodes:
- a CDS encoding DUF3067 family protein, whose amino-acid sequence MTGQELQQLLRAKWGCSYDVQIRRIKGKIYVQVMWKYLEQASFPLSALEYEEHLNAIAQYLNGWGVVEQVKQTIENSRERPRLGKAISIPLDLGERASEWMV is encoded by the coding sequence ATGACCGGACAAGAACTCCAGCAACTCTTACGGGCAAAGTGGGGCTGTTCCTACGATGTTCAGATTCGACGGATTAAGGGCAAGATTTATGTTCAGGTCATGTGGAAGTATCTAGAACAGGCCTCGTTTCCCCTGTCGGCGCTGGAGTATGAGGAACATTTAAATGCGATCGCCCAGTATCTCAATGGTTGGGGGGTGGTGGAACAGGTCAAGCAAACCATTGAGAATAGTCGAGAGCGCCCCCGTTTAGGAAAAGCGATCAGTATTCCCCTTGATTTGGGGGAACGGGCTTCTGAGTGGATGGTTTAG
- the petC gene encoding cytochrome b6-f complex iron-sulfur subunit, producing MTQIPASDAPSMGRRQFMNLLAFGTITGTALGALYPIVKYFIPPSSGAAGGGVTAKDALGNNVKVSEFLAEHKPGDRTLTQGLKGDPTYLIVQEDATLASYGLNAICTHLGCVVPWNASANKFMCPCHGSQYNAEGKVVRGPAPLSLALAHATVTDEDTVEYTPWTETDFRTNENPWWS from the coding sequence ATGACACAAATTCCTGCTTCCGATGCCCCTAGCATGGGTCGCCGCCAATTTATGAACCTCTTGGCTTTCGGTACCATCACCGGAACCGCATTAGGCGCTTTATATCCCATTGTGAAATACTTTATTCCCCCCTCCAGTGGCGCTGCTGGGGGTGGAGTTACCGCCAAAGATGCTCTGGGCAATAACGTTAAAGTCAGCGAATTTTTAGCCGAACACAAACCGGGCGATCGCACCTTGACCCAAGGCCTCAAAGGAGATCCCACCTACTTAATCGTTCAAGAAGATGCCACCCTAGCCTCCTACGGCTTAAACGCCATCTGTACCCACCTCGGTTGTGTGGTCCCTTGGAACGCCAGCGCCAATAAATTCATGTGTCCCTGTCACGGCTCCCAGTACAATGCAGAAGGCAAAGTCGTTCGTGGCCCCGCGCCCCTGTCCTTGGCCCTAGCCCATGCCACCGTCACCGACGAGGACACAGTAGAATATACCCCCTGGACAGAAACCGATTTCCGCACCAACGAGAACCCCTGGTGGTCTTAA
- the petA gene encoding cytochrome f gives MRTPSFLNVLRVSQQVAVKLTILVVATVAVFFTSDIIAPQSAGAYPFWAQETAPETPREATGRIVCANCHLAEKPAEVELPMSVAPDTVFEAVVKIPYDLNSQQVLGDGSKGGLNVGAVLMLPEGFKIAPPDRIPEEMQEKVGGLYFQSYTADQENVVIVGPLPGEQYQEITFPVLSPNPKTDKNLHFGKYPVHLGANRGRGQLYPTGAKSNNNVFTAPVAGTISDISEEAGVGATVTITAADGKTVVENIPVGPELIVAAGQTVEAGQELTTNPNVGGFGQEDSEIVLQDPARIKWLLLFFVGIALSQMFLALKKKQIERVQAAEMNI, from the coding sequence ATGAGAACACCCTCCTTTTTAAACGTGCTGCGCGTGAGTCAGCAGGTTGCTGTAAAACTGACAATCCTCGTCGTGGCAACTGTTGCAGTCTTCTTTACCAGTGATATCATTGCCCCCCAAAGTGCGGGCGCTTATCCCTTCTGGGCGCAAGAAACCGCCCCGGAAACCCCCCGCGAAGCCACCGGGCGGATTGTTTGCGCTAACTGCCACCTCGCCGAAAAACCCGCAGAAGTGGAACTTCCCATGTCCGTTGCACCGGACACCGTATTTGAAGCCGTCGTTAAAATCCCCTACGACTTAAACAGCCAACAAGTCCTAGGAGACGGTTCTAAAGGCGGTTTAAACGTCGGAGCCGTGTTAATGCTGCCCGAAGGTTTCAAAATTGCTCCCCCCGACCGGATTCCTGAAGAAATGCAGGAAAAAGTAGGCGGCCTTTACTTCCAATCCTACACCGCCGATCAGGAAAACGTGGTCATCGTCGGCCCCTTACCCGGGGAACAATACCAAGAGATTACTTTCCCCGTCCTCTCTCCTAACCCCAAAACGGACAAAAACCTGCACTTTGGGAAATATCCTGTTCACTTAGGCGCAAACCGTGGCCGTGGTCAACTCTACCCCACAGGAGCCAAGAGCAATAATAACGTCTTTACTGCTCCTGTAGCGGGAACCATTAGCGACATCAGCGAAGAGGCCGGAGTTGGCGCAACAGTGACAATTACCGCCGCCGATGGCAAAACCGTTGTAGAAAATATTCCCGTCGGTCCTGAATTAATCGTGGCCGCAGGTCAAACCGTTGAAGCAGGTCAAGAGTTAACCACTAATCCCAATGTGGGTGGTTTTGGTCAAGAGGATTCAGAAATTGTGCTGCAAGATCCGGCTCGGATTAAATGGTTATTACTGTTCTTTGTGGGCATTGCGTTAAGTCAAATGTTCCTCGCCCTGAAGAAGAAACAAATCGAACGAGTCCAAGCGGCAGAAATGAATATCTAA
- a CDS encoding XisI protein gives MDKVAHYRDCIQKLLTEYSHYSKDTAEVESLLCFDLERDRYQLMRVGWQHLKRIYYTVLHFDIRDGQIWLQQNATDSDVGEALVAMGVPKHDIVLGLQPPYKRPYTGYGVGSDTG, from the coding sequence ATGGATAAGGTAGCGCACTATCGAGACTGTATTCAAAAACTCCTAACGGAATACAGTCATTACAGTAAGGACACAGCCGAGGTAGAGAGTTTACTGTGTTTCGATTTAGAACGCGATCGCTACCAGTTAATGCGAGTCGGTTGGCAACATTTGAAGCGAATTTACTATACCGTCTTGCATTTTGATATTCGAGATGGCCAAATCTGGTTACAGCAGAATGCAACGGATAGTGATGTGGGGGAAGCGCTGGTGGCTATGGGAGTCCCGAAGCACGATATTGTTTTAGGGTTACAGCCGCCTTATAAGCGACCTTACACGGGTTATGGAGTGGGGAGCGATACCGGGTAA
- a CDS encoding XisH family protein has product MSARDIFHEAVKRALLKDRWQITDDPLELEWEEVTVKIDLAAERLIAAEREHEKIAVEIKSFISSSAISDFHTALGQFLNYRIMLEVNEPQRELYLAVPIDAYESFFQSRLAQVAVERNQVKLLVYDPVFEEVVQWIR; this is encoded by the coding sequence ATGTCTGCCAGAGATATTTTCCATGAAGCGGTCAAACGAGCGTTACTCAAGGATCGCTGGCAAATTACAGATGACCCGCTAGAGTTGGAGTGGGAAGAAGTGACCGTTAAAATCGATCTGGCAGCAGAACGGCTGATTGCTGCGGAACGGGAACATGAAAAAATTGCCGTTGAGATTAAGAGTTTTATTAGTTCTTCCGCGATTAGTGATTTTCATACTGCATTGGGGCAGTTTTTGAATTACCGAATTATGTTGGAAGTGAATGAACCTCAACGAGAACTTTATCTTGCAGTTCCGATTGATGCCTATGAAAGTTTTTTCCAGAGTCGTCTAGCTCAGGTTGCTGTTGAGCGAAATCAGGTCAAGTTGTTGGTTTATGATCCGGTTTTTGAGGAGGTTGTGCAATGGATAAGGTAG
- the radC gene encoding RadC family protein, whose translation MTYSLRIADLPENERPRERLLTVGAKNLLTAELLAILLGTGQGPGKLSAVGLGQYILQTLGQHQRDPLDVLRSVSPQELMDINGVGPAKATAILAAIELGKRAFQLRPAPRALIDSPQVAADALSHDLMWQNQERFAVLLLDNKNCLIGTQVITIGTATETLAHPRDIFREVIRQGATKLIIAHNHPSGNLEASQADLILTEQLLKSAQLLDLPILDHLILGNGNFASLRQVSDLWTRYPQGE comes from the coding sequence ATGACCTACAGCCTAAGAATTGCCGATTTACCGGAAAATGAGCGCCCCCGGGAACGTTTACTCACTGTCGGAGCAAAAAATCTCCTGACGGCTGAACTCCTCGCTATTCTCCTCGGAACAGGCCAAGGCCCTGGCAAACTCTCGGCTGTTGGTTTAGGACAGTATATCTTACAAACCTTGGGGCAACATCAACGAGATCCCCTTGATGTTTTACGCAGTGTTTCTCCTCAAGAATTAATGGATATTAATGGGGTGGGGCCGGCGAAAGCAACGGCTATTTTAGCGGCCATTGAACTGGGAAAACGAGCCTTTCAACTGCGGCCGGCTCCCCGGGCTTTAATTGATAGTCCTCAAGTGGCGGCTGATGCCTTGAGTCATGATTTAATGTGGCAAAATCAGGAACGTTTTGCGGTGTTATTATTGGACAATAAAAATTGTTTAATTGGGACTCAAGTGATTACCATTGGCACGGCCACGGAAACCTTAGCCCATCCTCGGGATATTTTCCGGGAAGTGATTCGCCAAGGGGCGACTAAGTTAATTATTGCTCACAATCATCCGTCGGGAAATCTTGAAGCGAGTCAAGCGGATTTAATTTTAACGGAGCAGTTATTAAAGTCGGCTCAATTATTGGATCTGCCTATTTTAGATCATTTAATTTTAGGAAATGGCAATTTTGCGAGTTTACGCCAAGTGAGTGATTTATGGACTCGCTATCCTCAAGGGGAATAG
- a CDS encoding diflavin flavoprotein, whose amino-acid sequence MVATLNPPQKRLTTQTAEIAADTITIRSLDWDRDRFDIEFGLQNGTTYNSFLIRGDKVALVDTSHEKFRQQYLDLLTGLIDPIEIDYLVISHTEPDHSGLVKDVLALAPQAVVVGSKVAIQFLEGFLHQPFERLVVKNGDKLDLGKGHVLEFVNAPNLHWPDTILTYDWGTQTLFTCDVFGMHYCSDALWDENLRDIEPDYRFYYECLMAPNARSVLSALKRMGNLGEVAQVANGHGPLLRHNVAELINRYQVWSQEQTKGEKLVAVFYVSDYGYSDRLSQAIAHGITKTEISVEMMDMLGADQQEVRELAERASAIIIGMPPSSGEKAQEASTVISTILASVGDKQLVGFFESYGGDDEPIDPFLTQFRNQGLTKAFTSIRIKETPNEATYQLCEETGTDLGQLLSREKSIKQRKSLDSELDKAIGRISGGLYIITAQKGDVKGAMLASWVAQASFEPLGVSIAVAKDRAIESLMQVGDRFVLNILEEGNYQALMKHFLKRFKPGEDRFEGVKTQPASDGSPILIDALAYLECEVVSRMDAPDHWIVYSQVNGGRVSKADALTAVHHRKVGNYY is encoded by the coding sequence ATGGTAGCAACGCTCAACCCACCACAAAAACGTTTAACGACTCAAACGGCGGAGATTGCCGCCGATACGATAACGATTCGCTCTTTGGATTGGGATCGCGATCGCTTTGATATTGAGTTTGGTTTACAAAATGGCACGACTTATAATTCTTTTTTGATTCGCGGGGATAAAGTGGCTTTGGTGGACACGTCCCATGAGAAATTTCGCCAGCAGTATCTGGATTTATTAACAGGATTAATCGATCCGATTGAGATTGATTATCTGGTCATTAGCCACACGGAACCGGATCATAGTGGTTTGGTGAAAGATGTTTTAGCGCTGGCTCCCCAAGCGGTGGTAGTGGGTTCCAAGGTGGCGATTCAGTTTCTGGAGGGGTTTTTACATCAACCTTTTGAACGGTTGGTGGTGAAAAATGGGGACAAATTGGACTTAGGCAAGGGTCACGTTTTAGAGTTTGTCAACGCGCCGAATTTACACTGGCCCGATACCATTTTGACCTATGATTGGGGAACCCAAACTCTGTTTACTTGTGATGTGTTTGGGATGCACTATTGTTCTGATGCCTTGTGGGATGAGAATTTAAGGGATATTGAGCCGGATTATCGGTTTTATTATGAGTGTTTGATGGCCCCTAATGCGCGGTCGGTGCTGTCGGCCTTGAAGCGGATGGGCAATTTAGGGGAGGTTGCCCAGGTGGCCAATGGTCACGGGCCCCTGTTGCGTCATAATGTGGCGGAGTTGATTAACCGTTATCAGGTCTGGAGTCAGGAACAGACGAAGGGTGAGAAACTGGTGGCGGTGTTTTATGTGTCGGATTATGGCTATAGCGATCGCCTTTCTCAAGCCATTGCCCACGGAATCACCAAAACGGAGATCTCGGTGGAGATGATGGATATGTTGGGGGCGGATCAGCAGGAAGTGCGAGAATTGGCGGAACGGGCCAGTGCGATTATTATTGGGATGCCCCCCTCTTCCGGTGAAAAAGCCCAAGAAGCCAGCACGGTGATTAGTACCATTTTGGCTTCCGTTGGGGATAAGCAATTAGTGGGCTTTTTTGAGTCCTACGGGGGCGATGACGAACCCATTGATCCGTTTTTAACCCAATTCCGCAATCAAGGGTTAACTAAGGCCTTTACCAGTATTCGCATTAAGGAAACCCCCAACGAGGCCACCTATCAACTCTGTGAGGAGACGGGAACGGACTTAGGACAGTTGCTGAGTCGGGAGAAGTCGATTAAACAACGGAAGTCTCTGGATTCGGAGTTAGATAAGGCCATTGGACGGATTAGCGGGGGGTTATATATTATCACCGCGCAAAAAGGGGATGTGAAGGGGGCGATGTTAGCCTCTTGGGTTGCCCAGGCGAGTTTTGAACCGTTGGGGGTGAGTATTGCGGTGGCGAAGGATCGGGCGATTGAGTCTTTGATGCAGGTAGGCGATCGCTTTGTGTTGAATATTTTGGAGGAGGGGAATTATCAGGCTTTGATGAAGCATTTCCTCAAGCGGTTTAAACCCGGTGAGGATCGCTTTGAGGGGGTGAAAACCCAGCCCGCTAGTGATGGTTCCCCCATTTTGATTGATGCCCTGGCCTATTTGGAATGTGAGGTGGTCAGTCGGATGGATGCCCCAGATCATTGGATTGTTTACAGCCAAGTCAATGGGGGGCGGGTGTCTAAAGCGGACGCGCTGACGGCGGTTCACCATCGCAAGGTGGGGAATTATTATTAG
- a CDS encoding DMT family transporter, with protein MKQSSQSPPSWQIFIVLSLGVVAISWSAIFIRLAIATAQKEGIGFSLFLAAARLILASVVVLPAWRKFRPTQTPKKALLFALAAGISLALHFATWITSLSFTSITASTTIVTTNPIWISLLLWVWFREKPTKLTLLGIAIALGGGGLIAWGSAEGTEVGSNPLLGDGLALFGAWCASLYLIWGREAQRQGLSTGVYVAIAYTIAALILAPLPLLFNTPYDGYAPWVYIYVLLMAVFSQVLGHTSFNWSIRWLSPTLVTLVILLEPVGASLLGFFLFQEVPGLYVFTGAVVLLLGVIFAVLGFKPLE; from the coding sequence ATGAAACAGTCCTCCCAATCTCCCCCCTCTTGGCAGATTTTTATTGTTTTGAGTCTGGGTGTGGTGGCGATATCTTGGTCAGCTATTTTTATCCGCTTGGCGATCGCAACAGCCCAGAAAGAGGGGATTGGCTTTAGTCTGTTTCTCGCGGCAGCCCGTTTAATTTTAGCCTCCGTGGTAGTCCTTCCCGCTTGGCGGAAGTTTAGACCCACCCAAACCCCCAAAAAAGCCCTACTCTTTGCCCTTGCCGCCGGAATTAGCTTGGCGCTTCATTTTGCCACTTGGATTACCTCCCTCTCCTTCACCTCGATTACCGCTTCAACCACCATTGTTACCACAAACCCGATCTGGATTTCCCTGTTACTCTGGGTGTGGTTTCGGGAAAAACCGACTAAACTCACCCTCTTAGGAATTGCGATCGCCCTAGGAGGAGGCGGCCTCATTGCTTGGGGGAGTGCAGAAGGAACAGAAGTCGGCAGTAATCCCCTCTTAGGCGACGGTTTAGCCCTATTCGGTGCTTGGTGTGCTAGTTTGTACTTAATCTGGGGACGAGAAGCCCAACGGCAAGGCCTCAGTACCGGGGTTTATGTTGCGATCGCCTACACCATCGCCGCCCTCATCCTTGCCCCCCTCCCCTTACTCTTCAACACCCCTTACGACGGGTACGCCCCTTGGGTCTATATCTACGTTCTCCTAATGGCCGTCTTTTCCCAAGTCCTCGGCCACACTAGCTTTAACTGGTCCATCCGTTGGCTATCCCCCACCCTCGTTACCCTCGTGATTTTACTCGAACCCGTAGGAGCGAGTTTATTGGGATTTTTCCTCTTCCAAGAAGTCCCCGGCCTTTATGTTTTCACCGGAGCCGTGGTCTTACTATTAGGGGTAATCTTCGCCGTCTTAGGCTTTAAGCCCCTCGAATAA
- a CDS encoding sensor histidine kinase, with translation MKDLKRWRQSLIQSAPWWGTALIILLVISLLILPRPWFVPLIDLAVAAIFAHLIYQMRQEVLEKSRRLRESHARLDLANDLILVRDLKDRITYWNLACQRAYGWTKEEALGQNVHELLQTQFPHSVAAIKEQFLAGGEWRGELIHTTKTGEKIIVSSSWSLYRDERGRPIANLEINQDISEAKKAEAALRKSEKLYRTLADNVPNGAVFLFDQDLRYIIATGAELAVIGVTEPLAGKSVLEVEAPPYLKTLEPLYRDALQGQRTVTEMTLGRGIYQIYVLPVSNEGGEVFAGMVMMQNITTSKQGEQTLRTRADELAKTTAILAETMTSLEKRNQELDQFAYIVSHDLKAPLRAIANLSSWLEEDLEQQLTPETQHQMNLLRSRVRRMEALIEGLLQYSRIGRLKSEESVVDVQQLLEEVIDSLDPPPGITIKIGAEMPIFPTERLPLFQVFSNLISNGIKHRDQPIGQVAITVEDRGEDFQFTISDDGSGIDPSYHDKIFIMFQTLQPRDKVENTGVGLAIVKKIIEDRGGTIELESEEGKGSKFSFTWSKKTPSELKNTLKIQIERRLN, from the coding sequence ATGAAAGACCTAAAACGCTGGCGACAGTCTTTGATTCAGTCTGCCCCCTGGTGGGGGACAGCATTAATTATCCTGTTAGTCATCTCCCTGTTAATCCTGCCGAGGCCTTGGTTTGTGCCGTTGATTGATTTAGCCGTCGCGGCCATCTTCGCCCATTTAATCTATCAAATGCGTCAGGAAGTCCTAGAGAAAAGTCGCCGTTTACGGGAAAGTCACGCCCGCTTAGACCTCGCCAACGACCTGATTTTAGTCCGGGATCTCAAAGATCGGATTACCTACTGGAATTTAGCCTGTCAGCGTGCCTATGGTTGGACGAAAGAAGAGGCATTAGGGCAGAATGTCCATGAGTTACTCCAGACCCAGTTTCCCCATTCTGTAGCCGCCATTAAGGAACAGTTTTTAGCAGGGGGAGAATGGCGAGGGGAGTTGATTCACACCACCAAAACCGGGGAAAAAATCATCGTCTCCAGTAGTTGGAGTTTATATCGAGATGAACGAGGGCGACCCATTGCTAACTTAGAGATTAATCAGGATATTAGCGAAGCGAAAAAAGCTGAGGCCGCCCTCCGCAAAAGTGAAAAACTCTATCGCACCCTGGCCGATAACGTCCCCAATGGGGCGGTTTTTCTCTTTGATCAAGATTTACGCTATATCATTGCAACCGGGGCAGAATTGGCCGTGATTGGGGTGACGGAACCCTTGGCGGGAAAATCGGTCTTAGAGGTAGAAGCGCCCCCATACCTCAAAACCCTCGAACCTCTCTATAGAGATGCCTTACAAGGGCAAAGAACAGTCACAGAGATGACGTTAGGCCGGGGGATCTATCAGATTTATGTGTTGCCTGTGAGTAATGAGGGGGGGGAGGTGTTTGCAGGCATGGTCATGATGCAGAATATCACCACCAGTAAACAAGGGGAACAAACCTTGCGCACACGGGCCGATGAGTTAGCCAAAACCACCGCCATCCTAGCGGAAACCATGACCAGTTTAGAGAAACGCAATCAAGAGTTAGATCAGTTTGCCTATATTGTCTCCCATGATCTCAAGGCTCCTTTGCGTGCGATCGCCAATTTATCCAGTTGGTTAGAAGAAGACTTAGAACAACAACTCACCCCAGAAACCCAACATCAGATGAACTTGTTGCGCAGTCGCGTCCGTCGTATGGAAGCCCTGATTGAAGGATTATTACAATATTCTCGCATTGGTCGGTTAAAATCAGAAGAGTCTGTTGTGGATGTTCAACAATTATTAGAAGAGGTGATTGATTCCCTTGACCCTCCCCCCGGAATTACGATAAAAATAGGTGCAGAAATGCCCATTTTTCCCACAGAACGTTTACCCTTATTTCAAGTGTTTTCTAACTTGATTAGCAATGGAATTAAACACCGAGATCAACCCATTGGTCAGGTGGCAATTACCGTCGAGGACAGGGGCGAGGACTTTCAGTTTACCATTAGTGATGATGGCTCTGGTATTGACCCTAGCTATCATGACAAAATCTTCATCATGTTTCAAACCTTACAACCCCGTGACAAAGTTGAGAATACAGGGGTGGGGTTAGCCATCGTGAAAAAAATTATTGAAGATCGGGGCGGGACAATTGAATTAGAATCAGAAGAAGGGAAGGGATCTAAATTTTCCTTTACTTGGTCTAAAAAGACTCCTTCCGAGTTAAAAAATACCTTAAAGATTCAAATTGAGAGGCGGTTAAATTAA
- a CDS encoding response regulator: MPKRLNVLLVDDDEVDVMTVQRAFKKNNLEHHLWVAPNGLDALRMLRDSLGLSQHYPEHHRLILLDLNMPKMGGIEFLQQLRADPKLKQIPVIVLTTSNEDEDKVKAYNLNVAGYMIKPVTFENFLETIATLNNYWTMSEIL; this comes from the coding sequence ATGCCAAAACGTCTAAATGTTTTGTTAGTTGATGATGATGAAGTGGATGTGATGACCGTCCAGCGAGCCTTTAAAAAGAATAACTTAGAACATCATTTATGGGTAGCTCCTAATGGGTTAGATGCCTTAAGAATGCTCCGAGATAGCCTAGGATTATCTCAACATTATCCAGAGCATCATCGCCTAATTTTGTTAGATTTAAATATGCCTAAAATGGGAGGGATTGAATTTTTACAACAGTTACGAGCCGACCCTAAATTAAAACAAATCCCCGTAATTGTTTTAACCACCTCTAACGAGGACGAGGACAAGGTGAAAGCCTATAACTTGAATGTAGCGGGGTATATGATTAAACCTGTCACCTTTGAGAATTTCCTAGAAACTATTGCCACTTTAAATAATTATTGGACAATGAGCGAAATTTTGTAA
- the glmU gene encoding bifunctional UDP-N-acetylglucosamine diphosphorylase/glucosamine-1-phosphate N-acetyltransferase GlmU — protein sequence MVAVAILAAGRGTRMKSDLPKVLHRLGSKSLVERVLQSCETSQPVRKMVIIGYGGEQVQASLAHYEGVEFVEQREQLGTGHAIQQLLSPLADYQGDILILNGDVPLLRPETLEKLVTTHQHFGNGATLLTAQLADPYGYGRVFCDGENYVQQIIEHRDCSAQQKENRRINAGVYCFNWPKLAAILPHLKADNDQQEYYLTDVFSQLDQVMALDVEDEQEILGINDRQQLAIAYSILQDRIKTAWMKAGVTLIDPDSITIDDTVELSPDVIIEPQTHLRGNTQIGRGSRIGPGSLIENSQIGEQVTVFYSVITDSRVATGTRVGPYTHLRGHVTVGESCRLGNFVELKKTTLGQGTNVAHLSYLGDAILGERVNIGAGTITANYDGVNKHETKIGDRTKTGSNSVLVAPLTLGEDVTVAAGSIVTEDVEADSLVIARSRQVVKKGWRLS from the coding sequence ATGGTAGCGGTAGCAATTCTAGCAGCCGGACGGGGAACTCGCATGAAGTCAGACCTACCCAAAGTCTTACATCGCTTGGGTAGCAAAAGTTTAGTCGAACGAGTTTTACAAAGTTGTGAAACCAGTCAACCTGTGCGGAAAATGGTCATTATTGGCTATGGTGGGGAACAGGTGCAAGCGTCTCTCGCTCATTATGAGGGGGTGGAGTTTGTCGAACAGAGGGAACAGTTAGGCACAGGACACGCCATCCAACAGTTGCTTTCTCCCTTAGCAGACTATCAAGGGGATATCTTGATTTTAAATGGGGATGTGCCGCTTTTACGCCCGGAAACCCTAGAAAAACTGGTCACAACTCATCAACATTTTGGTAATGGGGCCACCTTGTTAACGGCACAGTTGGCAGATCCTTATGGCTATGGTCGGGTGTTTTGTGATGGGGAAAACTATGTCCAGCAGATTATTGAACATCGAGATTGTAGCGCCCAACAAAAGGAAAACCGTCGCATTAATGCGGGGGTCTATTGTTTTAATTGGCCTAAATTAGCGGCTATTTTGCCCCATTTAAAGGCCGATAATGACCAGCAAGAGTATTATCTCACCGATGTATTCAGCCAGTTAGATCAGGTGATGGCGCTGGATGTGGAGGATGAACAAGAGATTCTCGGCATTAATGATCGTCAACAGTTGGCGATCGCCTATTCCATTCTACAAGACCGCATCAAAACCGCTTGGATGAAGGCCGGAGTTACCCTGATTGACCCCGATAGCATCACGATTGATGATACTGTTGAACTAAGCCCAGATGTAATTATTGAACCCCAGACCCACCTCCGGGGGAATACCCAAATTGGTCGGGGGAGTCGCATTGGCCCCGGTAGTTTAATTGAAAATAGCCAGATTGGGGAACAGGTGACAGTCTTTTATTCGGTCATTACCGATAGTCGCGTAGCTACTGGGACAAGGGTAGGCCCCTATACCCACTTACGGGGTCATGTGACGGTGGGAGAGTCCTGTCGTCTAGGAAATTTTGTCGAGTTAAAGAAAACCACCCTTGGTCAAGGAACCAATGTCGCTCATTTGTCTTATTTAGGGGATGCCATATTAGGGGAGCGGGTGAATATTGGGGCTGGGACGATTACGGCCAATTATGATGGGGTGAACAAGCATGAGACAAAAATAGGCGATCGCACCAAAACCGGATCGAACAGCGTCCTAGTGGCCCCCCTCACCTTGGGGGAAGATGTCACCGTTGCAGCGGGATCTATTGTCACAGAAGACGTAGAAGCCGATTCCCTCGTTATTGCGCGCAGTCGTCAAGTCGTGAAAAAAGGCTGGCGTTTGAGTTAA